Proteins encoded by one window of Conger conger chromosome 1, fConCon1.1, whole genome shotgun sequence:
- the LOC133128747 gene encoding antizyme inhibitor 1-like isoform X2, whose translation MKGLADEPNYSIELLGGGATLKDVIDTHVYEQALAEKNAFFVADLGVVTRQHVRWRAHMPSVRPFYPVRCNSSPAVIEILATLGAGFVCTSKNEVVLVQSYGVAPENIMLGGVCKQLSLIKYAAKSGINLLVCDNETELRKIARCHPTAMLLLQVATEAHGEGEETCMAFGSTLKSCRHLLECAKELGMQVVGAKFHVPTCCTDPQAYTHAVSDARCVFDMGEELGFSMKILDIGGGFSGSEVQLEQVHGSVTPLLDMYFPSVSGVALIAEPGGYYVSSAFTLAVNIIGKEVVARDQHGQPLDALTPNDEPEFLYYMSDGVFGSFGCKLLDHTIPAPSLHKAPLVEEPVFASSLWGPSCDSLDQVVEHCLLPELSVGDWLVFSAMGAHSLGEPSALTDTQEPPVYYVISTDDWYEMQDAGITLDSTMKNFSLVPCSFQFSPQADAFSTLA comes from the exons ATGAAAGGACTTGCCGATGAACCAAATTACTCCATTGAACTTCTGGGTGGTGGTGCTACCCTCAAAGATGTCATTGATACCCATGTCTACGAGCAGGCGCTG GCTGAGAAGAATGCGTTTTTCGTGGCTGACCTCGGGGTCGTGACACGCCAGCACGTGCGCTGGCGGGCCCACATGCCCTCGGTCCGGCCTTTCTACCCGGTCCGGTGCAACAGCAGCCCAGCGGTCATCGAGATCTTGGCCACCCTCGGCGCTGGCTTCGTGTGCACTAGCAAG AATGAGGTGGTGCTGGTGCAGAGCTACGGTGTAGCCCCGGAGAACATCATGCTGGGCGGCGTTTGCAAGCAGCTCTCCCTGATCAAGTACGCCGCCAAGAGTGGAATCAACCTGCTGGTGTGCGACAACGAGACGGAACTGCGCAAGATCGCTCGCTGCCACCCGACCGCTAT GCTGCTACTGCAGGTGGCCACCGAGGCTCACGGTGAGGGTGAGGAGACGTGCATGGCATTCGGCTCCACGCTCAAGAGCTGCAGGCACCTGCTGGAGTGCGCCAAGGAGCTGGGCATGCAGGTGGTGGGAGCCAA GTTCCACGTACCCACCTGCTGCACGGACCCTCAGGCCTACACCCACGCGGTTTCCGACGCTCGCTGCGTGTTTGACATGGGG GAGGAGCTTGGCTTCAGCATGAAGATACTGGACATCGGTGGGGGATTCAGTGGCTCAGAGGTTCAGCTGGAACAG GTTCATGGTAGCGTCACACCCTTGCTGGATATGTACTTCCCCTCAGTCTCCGGGGTGGCTCTCATCGCTGAGCCTGGGGGTTACTATGTGTCCTCTGCCTTCACCCTGGCTGTCAACATCATCGGCAAGGAAGTAGTGGCTCGGGATCAGCATGGCCAGCCCCTGG ACGCGCTGACTCCGAACGACGAGCCAGAGTTCCTGTACTACATGAGCGACGGCGTGTTCGGGTCTTTCGGCTGTAAGCTGCTGGACCACACCATCCCAGCCCCGTCCCTGCACAAG GCCCCTCTGGTGGAGGAGCCCGTGTTTGCCAGCAGCCTGTGGGGTCCTTCCTGCGACAGTCTGGACCAGGTGGTGGAGCACTGCCTGCTGCCCGAGCTGAGTGTGGGGGACTGGCTGGTCTTCAGCGCCATGGGGGCCCACAGCCTGGGGGAGCCGTCGGCCCTCACCGACACACAGGAACCGCCCGTCTACTACGTCATCTCTACGGACGATTG GTACGAGATGCAGGATGCTGGAATCACTCTGGACAGCACCATGAAGAACTTCTCTCTGGTCCCTTGCAGCTtccagttcagcccacaggcaGATGCCTTCTCCACCCTGGCCTaa
- the LOC133135817 gene encoding Krueppel-like factor 10: protein MRVLAKKMLNCANYRYLQPCDGRLVEAERLGHDTGLWRYPAERGDIEAVEALMSMSSCWKARSHDTTHDLRPLTPASDISEEGLLVPGSAEFQGSPFCMTPPYSPPEFESVNPVQTAVCHMPQPEEELGPAPATPPRSHTASVIRHTADSLPCTCSACPADGLDGGSCGKRSPGVGGSAECPSGVPMDRVTRADPAPPSPCLSGLLPALTPITVTAPATAGPPVCLAPVGASPVPILSQVVSVPRATRPVAIKPAPAPAGSQQSAVCQPLVLMGGQVSSGPVMILLPQLVAPKQPLAGTTPISISSRLPTIAPAPGFVPIVQKSSPPSIESRVRSHVCAHPSCGKTYFKSSHLKAHTRTHTGEKPFLCSWEGCERRFARSDELSRHRRTHTGEKRFACPMCQSRFMRSDHLAKHARRHLTAKKVPYWQMEVSFLKDFSTVCPPLPFP from the exons GGTCGGCTGGTGGAAGCGGAGCGCCTCGGGCACGACACGGGACTGTGGCGCTACCCAGCGGAGAGGGGCGATATTGAAGCTGTGGAGGCGCTTATGTCCATGAGCAGCTGCTGGAAGGCCAGGAGCCATGATACAACCCATGACCTCCGGCCCCTTACACCAGCCTCCGATATCTCTGAAGAAGGCCTGCTTGTGCCCGGCTCTGCAGAATTTCAGGGGTCGCCCTTT tgtatgACACCACCATACAGCCCTCCAGAGTTTGAGTCTGTGAACCCCGTCCAGACTGCTGTATGCCACATGCCACAGCCAGAGGAAGAGCTGGGTCCAGCGCCTGCCACGCCACCAAGATCCCACACCGCCAGCGTGATCCGCCACACGGCTGATTCCCTGCCCTGCACCTGCAGCGCGTGTCCTGCTGACGGGCTGGATGGTGGCTCCTGCGGGAAGCGTTCGCCAGGTGTGGGTGGCAGTGCCGAGTGCCCGTCAGGTGTGCCAATGGATCGAGTCACCAGGGCGGACCCAGCGCCACCATCCCCCTGCCTTTCAGGACTGCTCCCGGCATTGACCCCAATCACTGTGACTGCTCCTGCCACGGCTGGCCCTCCTGTTTGTTTGGCCCCTGTAGGGGCCTCTCCAGTGCCCATCCTCAGCCAGGTGGTCTCTGTGCCCCGTGCCACCCGTCCTGTGGCCATCAAGCCCGCCCCTGCCCCAGCGGGGAGCCAGCAGTCTGCAGTCTGTCAGCCTCTGGTGCTCATGGGGGGTCAGGTCTCCAGTGGCCCTGTCATGATCCTCCTCCCCCAGCTGGTGGCGCCAAAGCAGCCCCTGGCGGGCACGACCcccattagcattagcagcaggcTTCCCACCATCGCCCCGGCACCAGGTTTCGTCCCCATAGTGCAAAAGAGCAGCCCGCCATCCATCGAGTCCCGGGTCCGAAGCCACGTGTGCGCCCATCCCAGCTGCGGGAAGACCTACTTCAAGAGCTCCCATCTTAAGGCCCACACGAGAACTCACACAG GCGAGAAGCCTTTCCTCTGCAGCTGGGAGGGGTGCGAGAGGCGCTTTGCCCGCTCGGATGAGCTGTCCCGCCACCGGCGCACCCACACAGGAGAGAAGCGCTTCGCCTGTCCCATGTGCCAGAGCCGCTTCATGCGTAGCGACCACCTGGCCAAGCACGCCCGCCGACACCTGACCGCCAAGAAAGTGCCCTACTGGCAGATGGAGGTCAGCTTCCTCAAGGACTTCTCCACAGTGTGCCCACCCTTACCTTTTCCTTGA
- the LOC133128747 gene encoding antizyme inhibitor 1-like isoform X1, whose translation MKGLADEPNYSIELLGGGATLKDVIDTHVYEQALAEKNAFFVADLGVVTRQHVRWRAHMPSVRPFYPVRCNSSPAVIEILATLGAGFVCTSKNEVVLVQSYGVAPENIMLGGVCKQLSLIKYAAKSGINLLVCDNETELRKIARCHPTAMLLLQVATEAHGEGEETCMAFGSTLKSCRHLLECAKELGMQVVGAKFHVPTCCTDPQAYTHAVSDARCVFDMGEELGFSMKILDIGGGFSGSEVQLEQVHGSVTPLLDMYFPSVSGVALIAEPGGYYVSSAFTLAVNIIGKEVVARDQHGQPLDALTPNDEPEFLYYMSDGVFGSFGCKLLDHTIPAPSLHKKAPLVEEPVFASSLWGPSCDSLDQVVEHCLLPELSVGDWLVFSAMGAHSLGEPSALTDTQEPPVYYVISTDDWYEMQDAGITLDSTMKNFSLVPCSFQFSPQADAFSTLA comes from the exons ATGAAAGGACTTGCCGATGAACCAAATTACTCCATTGAACTTCTGGGTGGTGGTGCTACCCTCAAAGATGTCATTGATACCCATGTCTACGAGCAGGCGCTG GCTGAGAAGAATGCGTTTTTCGTGGCTGACCTCGGGGTCGTGACACGCCAGCACGTGCGCTGGCGGGCCCACATGCCCTCGGTCCGGCCTTTCTACCCGGTCCGGTGCAACAGCAGCCCAGCGGTCATCGAGATCTTGGCCACCCTCGGCGCTGGCTTCGTGTGCACTAGCAAG AATGAGGTGGTGCTGGTGCAGAGCTACGGTGTAGCCCCGGAGAACATCATGCTGGGCGGCGTTTGCAAGCAGCTCTCCCTGATCAAGTACGCCGCCAAGAGTGGAATCAACCTGCTGGTGTGCGACAACGAGACGGAACTGCGCAAGATCGCTCGCTGCCACCCGACCGCTAT GCTGCTACTGCAGGTGGCCACCGAGGCTCACGGTGAGGGTGAGGAGACGTGCATGGCATTCGGCTCCACGCTCAAGAGCTGCAGGCACCTGCTGGAGTGCGCCAAGGAGCTGGGCATGCAGGTGGTGGGAGCCAA GTTCCACGTACCCACCTGCTGCACGGACCCTCAGGCCTACACCCACGCGGTTTCCGACGCTCGCTGCGTGTTTGACATGGGG GAGGAGCTTGGCTTCAGCATGAAGATACTGGACATCGGTGGGGGATTCAGTGGCTCAGAGGTTCAGCTGGAACAG GTTCATGGTAGCGTCACACCCTTGCTGGATATGTACTTCCCCTCAGTCTCCGGGGTGGCTCTCATCGCTGAGCCTGGGGGTTACTATGTGTCCTCTGCCTTCACCCTGGCTGTCAACATCATCGGCAAGGAAGTAGTGGCTCGGGATCAGCATGGCCAGCCCCTGG ACGCGCTGACTCCGAACGACGAGCCAGAGTTCCTGTACTACATGAGCGACGGCGTGTTCGGGTCTTTCGGCTGTAAGCTGCTGGACCACACCATCCCAGCCCCGTCCCTGCACAAG AAGGCCCCTCTGGTGGAGGAGCCCGTGTTTGCCAGCAGCCTGTGGGGTCCTTCCTGCGACAGTCTGGACCAGGTGGTGGAGCACTGCCTGCTGCCCGAGCTGAGTGTGGGGGACTGGCTGGTCTTCAGCGCCATGGGGGCCCACAGCCTGGGGGAGCCGTCGGCCCTCACCGACACACAGGAACCGCCCGTCTACTACGTCATCTCTACGGACGATTG GTACGAGATGCAGGATGCTGGAATCACTCTGGACAGCACCATGAAGAACTTCTCTCTGGTCCCTTGCAGCTtccagttcagcccacaggcaGATGCCTTCTCCACCCTGGCCTaa